In a genomic window of Nocardiopsis mwathae:
- a CDS encoding energy-coupling factor ABC transporter ATP-binding protein, which yields MPQLENVTHAYDGRVVLRDVSVRLTERRIGLIGANGSGKSTLARTLNGLVVPDSGRVLVDGRDTRKHAREIRRRVGFVFSDATTQILMPTVAEDVAIGLRGSGLSAAEIDARVGAVLRRHGLADHRDHPAHLLSGGQKQMLALASVLVTEPEILVCDEPTTLLDLHNVKVIEQTLRGLPQQVILLTHHLDSLTGFDRVLVMDDGRIVFDGAPGAAVDFYTGLMARRADGRGEPTALEPGR from the coding sequence ATGCCGCAGCTGGAGAACGTGACCCACGCCTACGACGGGCGCGTGGTCCTCCGCGATGTCTCCGTGCGGCTCACCGAGCGGCGCATCGGGCTGATCGGCGCCAACGGATCGGGCAAGTCCACCCTGGCCCGGACCCTGAACGGGCTCGTCGTTCCGGACTCCGGACGGGTCCTCGTCGACGGGCGCGACACCCGGAAGCACGCCCGGGAGATCCGGCGGCGGGTGGGGTTCGTCTTCTCGGACGCCACCACCCAGATCCTCATGCCGACGGTCGCCGAGGACGTGGCCATCGGTCTGCGGGGCAGCGGGCTCTCCGCGGCCGAGATCGACGCCCGGGTCGGGGCCGTCCTGCGCCGCCACGGTCTGGCCGACCACCGCGACCACCCCGCCCACCTGCTCTCCGGCGGCCAGAAGCAGATGCTGGCGCTGGCCTCGGTCCTGGTCACCGAGCCGGAGATCCTGGTCTGCGACGAGCCCACCACACTGCTGGACCTGCACAACGTCAAGGTCATCGAGCAGACCCTGCGCGGTCTCCCGCAGCAGGTCATCCTGCTCACCCACCACCTGGACTCACTCACCGGCTTCGACCGCGTCCTGGTGATGGACGACGGCCGGATCGTCTTCGACGGCGCGCCGGGTGCGGCGGTCGACTTCTACACCGGGCTCATGGCGCGCAGGGCCGACGGGCGGGGCGAGCCGACAGCCCTGGAGCCCGGCCGATGA
- a CDS encoding biotin transporter BioY, whose protein sequence is MPDAPAPRARYRGLTARDIALIGMFAALLAVLSMPFAIPVGPVPITLQTLGVMLAPSLLGAKRGTLAVLTFLALTLAGLPLLPGGRGGLAPFIGPTGGYLLAWVLGALVIGLLAQRMVPRYRFWAGFGINILGGIGVVYLIGVPWSAVVLGDDMIATALAAYVFLPGDLVKAALAAAIATAVYRAYPIPPAGTKVPASSPEAA, encoded by the coding sequence ATGCCCGACGCCCCCGCCCCACGCGCGCGGTACCGCGGCCTCACCGCCCGGGACATCGCCCTCATCGGCATGTTCGCCGCGCTCCTCGCCGTGCTGAGCATGCCGTTCGCCATCCCCGTCGGGCCGGTGCCCATCACCCTGCAGACGCTCGGCGTGATGCTCGCCCCGAGCCTGCTCGGCGCCAAGCGCGGCACGCTGGCCGTCCTCACTTTCCTGGCCCTCACCCTGGCCGGGCTTCCGCTGCTGCCGGGCGGCCGCGGCGGCCTGGCGCCGTTCATCGGCCCCACCGGCGGCTACCTGCTCGCCTGGGTCCTGGGCGCACTGGTCATCGGCCTGCTCGCGCAGCGGATGGTGCCCCGCTACCGCTTCTGGGCGGGGTTCGGCATCAACATCCTCGGCGGCATCGGTGTCGTCTACCTCATCGGGGTGCCATGGAGCGCGGTCGTCCTCGGCGACGACATGATCGCCACGGCGCTGGCCGCCTACGTCTTCCTCCCGGGCGACCTGGTGAAGGCCGCGCTCGCCGCCGCGATCGCCACCGCCGTCTACCGCGCCTACCCCATCCCGCCGGCAGGAACGAAGGTGCCGGCGAGCTCACCCGAGGCCGCCTGA
- a CDS encoding VOC family protein: protein MEWKLEVIPVPVTDVDRAKRFYTEDVGFACDADERLGDAYRMVQLTPPGSGCSIVIGDGMTEMNPGTLDGLQLCVGDIEAARAELVSRGVEVSPVQHYDTDTGELLDGPAEEWNRFVFFTDPDGNKWVVQESPRITG, encoded by the coding sequence ATGGAATGGAAGCTCGAAGTGATCCCGGTTCCCGTCACCGATGTCGACCGGGCCAAGCGCTTCTACACCGAGGACGTCGGCTTCGCATGCGACGCCGACGAGCGGTTGGGTGACGCCTACCGCATGGTCCAGCTGACGCCGCCCGGTTCGGGGTGTTCGATCGTGATCGGCGACGGGATGACCGAGATGAACCCCGGGACGCTGGACGGCCTCCAGCTGTGCGTGGGCGACATCGAGGCCGCGCGCGCCGAGCTGGTCTCCCGCGGCGTCGAGGTCAGCCCGGTACAGCACTACGACACGGACACCGGAGAACTCCTCGACGGGCCGGCGGAGGAGTGGAACCGCTTCGTCTTCTTCACCGACCCCGACGGCAACAAATGGGTGGTGCAGGAGAGCCCGCGCATCACGGGCTGA
- a CDS encoding energy-coupling factor transporter transmembrane component T family protein, which yields MNAIGLYVPGDSPLYRLPAGAKLLVLMAVVTVVIAAGNVWVAAGAAAAAASAYPLCGLSPRYVWRMLRPVLPFLVVIAAFQGLLGDWPTAARVCAQLAAAVLLAALVTLTTRVSEMLALFERLAHPLRHAGVRPDRVALVLALTIRSIPMVEAAMRASREAYRARGLRGRPHLMVVPVIVGLIRSAEATGEAMAARGIE from the coding sequence ATGAACGCCATCGGACTCTACGTCCCCGGCGACTCGCCGCTGTACCGGCTCCCGGCCGGGGCGAAGCTGCTCGTGCTGATGGCGGTGGTGACGGTGGTCATCGCCGCCGGGAACGTGTGGGTGGCCGCCGGGGCGGCGGCCGCGGCGGCGTCGGCCTACCCGCTGTGCGGGCTGTCCCCGCGCTACGTGTGGCGCATGCTCCGCCCAGTGCTGCCGTTCCTGGTGGTCATCGCCGCCTTCCAGGGGCTACTCGGCGACTGGCCGACCGCGGCCCGCGTCTGCGCCCAGCTCGCCGCCGCGGTGCTGCTCGCCGCGCTGGTCACCCTCACGACGCGGGTCAGTGAGATGCTCGCCCTCTTCGAGCGCCTGGCGCACCCCCTGCGCCACGCCGGAGTCCGCCCGGACCGGGTCGCCCTGGTCCTCGCGCTCACCATCCGCTCCATCCCCATGGTCGAGGCCGCCATGCGGGCCTCCCGCGAGGCCTACCGGGCCCGCGGGCTGCGCGGCCGCCCCCACCTCATGGTGGTCCCGGTGATCGTCGGCCTGATCCGCTCCGCCGAGGCGACCGGCGAGGCCATGGCCGCCCGCGGGATCGAATGA